GCCGCGATCGGTCACGGCATAGAACTCGAAGTTCATGAGCGGGGCACGGGCGCGGTCCATGGATCAGGACGCTGATTGTGCCCCGTCCCGGGCAGGCGCAGACCGTGATCCTGCACTCGGCTGCGCTGGCAACGCGCAATCCTGCACCGATGCGACAGCGTCAGACTCTGCGCGTTCCCGGCGTTGCTGCATCAACCAGGAGCCAACCAGCCGCAGGTCGGCCGCGACCGCATCGCCATCACCGTAGCGCAACTCCGCTCGCTTTTGCAGCAGGATGCTGACGATGTTGGCCAGAACCTCCGGGACGAGCGGGTTCAGCTGGCGCACATCGGGGGCCACCTCCTGGGTGGCGGCATGGATCATCTCGGCGAGGGTGTGCCCCTGTTGCGGCAGCCGCCCCGTGAGCAACTGGAACAGCAGCACCCCGAGCGAGTACAGGTCGCTGCGCCCATCGACGCTGCGCCCGGTGAGTTGCTCGGGCGACATGTAGGAAGGCGACCCCAGCACCAGGCCGGTGCGGGTACGGGCCGAATCGGTGATGCGGGCAATGCCGAAGTCGGTGACCTTCACTTGGCCGTGCTCCGGATCGATCATCACGTTGGCCGGCTTGATGTCACGGTGGATCACGCCTTGCCGGTGGGCATGGGCCAGTGCGGCCGCCACACGTGCACCGATGGCCACCACCGTGCCGACCGACAGCAGCGTGCCCGGCTGGACGTGCTGCGTCAGGTCGTGCCCATGCAGCCGTTCCATCGCGATGTAGGCCAGCCCGCGCTCCTCGCCGGATTGGAGCACGCGCACGATGTCGGGGTGCTGCAGCCGGCCGGCGGCCTGGGCCTCGCGCTGGAAGCGCGCGCGCGCCTCGCGCAGCGCAAAGCCTTCGAACTCGCGCGCCAGGGCCAGGGTCTTGACCGCCACCTCGCCGCCATGGCCGATTTCGCTGGCCAAGTAGACCCGGCCCATCGTGCCCCGCCCGATCTCATGCTCCAGCTGGTACGCCCCCAGGCGCGGTGGCGCCGCGCCGCCTGGACCCCGAGAGCGGTACATGGCGGCAGGTTCCGTGGCGGGGTTCGCCTCACGCTCGTGCAAGGGCTGCGTGGCCGCCATCGAGAGGTCCGCTTCAGGGTGAGGCGGTGTGCCCGGTGCCCCAGCGGGCAGCGACGCCAGCGCACCGGGGAGCGCCGCCGAGAGCATCACCGGCAGCCCGACCGGACGGGTGGCGGTACGCGGGTCGCCGTGACTCACTCCGGGGGACTGGTCCAACTGGGGCAGGATCGTCGAGGCGGGCCGCCCGGCTTCCACGGCCAACACCGTGGAAGCAGCCGCAGCAGCAGTCGAGGCGGAAGCGCCACCCAGGGCGCCCCGGCCCGCCGGCAGCGGGACCAGGGGCGTGACCGTGGTCGGCCCTGACTGCAGGGCGTGGCGGCGCAATCCCAGCAGCGAGAGGTGCCCCAGCAGCAGCACGGCGGCCGGAAGGACCATGGGCGACCAGATGTGCGCCGCACTCAGGCCGAGCTGGGCGCCGAGCAGGAGACACAGGGCAACCAGGCTGCTCAGCACCAGGCCCGAGCCTGCGGTGAGCCGCGGCGCCAGCCACACCAGGTAGGCCACGGCAGCAATCGCCAGCAACCAGGGCAGGCCGCGTGCCCAACCGGGCTGGGCCACGACCTGGCCGGTCAGCAGTGCGGAAGACAACTGGGCCAGGGCCTCCACCGGCGCCACGGGCTCACCATCGGGCAGCAACGCGCCTCCGGCACGGGCGGCGTGGTCGACACGGCCGATCAGCACCAGCTTGCCTGCCACGGTGCGGGCGTTGAACTGGCCACCGAGCACCGCATCTGCGCTGAGGTGGACGAAGGCGGGCTGCTGCGGACGATCCGCAGCGAAGATGGGTGCCACGCTGTCCTGCGGCCCCAGCGGCAATCGCGTCGACCCCAGGCTGACCCAACGCCCCCCCTGCCCAGGCGGATCGGGTGGCAGGCCACGCTGCACAGAAGCGGCCAGCCAGGCCAGCGAGGCGATGCCACGGCCCTCGACATCCCGGCGCAGTGCATGGCGGCGTAACGTACCGTCGCGGTCCGCGCTCAGTTCGAGATGGCCACTGCCCAGTGCCGCGCGGGCCAGCAGCGGCAGCGGCCAGGGCGGACGAGCGGGTAAGGAAGCATTGGAACCTGCAGCAGTGGGCTGCGCGTCGACCAAGGCGGCCATGGCCTCGCCCGTGCGCAGCGACGCGGCTTCGAGCGGACCCAGCGCCAGCAGGCTTCTGCCGTGGGCGGCCAAGCTGTGTGCAAACTGCCCGTCGCCATCGAGTTGCTCCCGGCTGACGGACAGCACGGTCGGCAGGTCCGGGTGGTGCGCCAGCGCCGGGTCGGCTGCCACGGTGCTCGCTATGCGGTGCCATTCGGCCAAGGCACTCGGGCTCTGGGCGCCGATGAAGGGCTCGGCATGGGCCACCACGCGTGCACCGGCGCCGCGCAGGCGGTCCAACAGCCGGCCATGCAACTCGCGCGACCAAGGCCAACTGCCGTGCTTCGCCTGACTGGGGGCATCAATGGCGACCACCACGACTTCCGGCGAGCCGGCTCGCGCCGCACCCGTCAATGCATGATCGTAGGCCCAGCGCTCCGCGGCCCCCAGCAAGTCGCCAGCAAGGACGACCAACCACAGCAACAGGCCGGCGCCACCGAGCCACAGCCGCTCCTTGGTCAGGCGCAGGGGCGGCAGGGCGGGCATGGGATGGAGGAGGCCTGGCGGTGACTGGGGTTTGGCAGGAAGTTAACACAGCGGCCCACCGCACTGCCATCGGCGCCGTCACCGAGGCCCCCCATGGGATTCGCCCCAAGGGCGATGCCTGCGGGCCACAGAAAACCGGCCTGTACCGCCGTTTCACGCCCAGGGGCTGCGGAAACTGCCTTCTCAATGGCTGGGGCAGGCAGTACCATCCGCGACCACAGTGCCGTAGGTATGCTGGTGTTCGCGCTGGCGGGCCGGGCAAGGCACGTCGTCAGTCCTTGATGGAGAGAGTCAACATGGCAACTGCAAAGAAAGCCGCCGCTAAACAGGCACCTGCTG
The Sphaerotilus microaerophilus DNA segment above includes these coding regions:
- a CDS encoding CHASE2 domain-containing serine/threonine-protein kinase — translated: MPALPPLRLTKERLWLGGAGLLLWLVVLAGDLLGAAERWAYDHALTGAARAGSPEVVVVAIDAPSQAKHGSWPWSRELHGRLLDRLRGAGARVVAHAEPFIGAQSPSALAEWHRIASTVAADPALAHHPDLPTVLSVSREQLDGDGQFAHSLAAHGRSLLALGPLEAASLRTGEAMAALVDAQPTAAGSNASLPARPPWPLPLLARAALGSGHLELSADRDGTLRRHALRRDVEGRGIASLAWLAASVQRGLPPDPPGQGGRWVSLGSTRLPLGPQDSVAPIFAADRPQQPAFVHLSADAVLGGQFNARTVAGKLVLIGRVDHAARAGGALLPDGEPVAPVEALAQLSSALLTGQVVAQPGWARGLPWLLAIAAVAYLVWLAPRLTAGSGLVLSSLVALCLLLGAQLGLSAAHIWSPMVLPAAVLLLGHLSLLGLRRHALQSGPTTVTPLVPLPAGRGALGGASASTAAAAASTVLAVEAGRPASTILPQLDQSPGVSHGDPRTATRPVGLPVMLSAALPGALASLPAGAPGTPPHPEADLSMAATQPLHEREANPATEPAAMYRSRGPGGAAPPRLGAYQLEHEIGRGTMGRVYLASEIGHGGEVAVKTLALAREFEGFALREARARFQREAQAAGRLQHPDIVRVLQSGEERGLAYIAMERLHGHDLTQHVQPGTLLSVGTVVAIGARVAAALAHAHRQGVIHRDIKPANVMIDPEHGQVKVTDFGIARITDSARTRTGLVLGSPSYMSPEQLTGRSVDGRSDLYSLGVLLFQLLTGRLPQQGHTLAEMIHAATQEVAPDVRQLNPLVPEVLANIVSILLQKRAELRYGDGDAVAADLRLVGSWLMQQRRERAESDAVASVQDCALPAQPSAGSRSAPARDGAQSAS